Proteins co-encoded in one Accipiter gentilis chromosome 5, bAccGen1.1, whole genome shotgun sequence genomic window:
- the TMEM244 gene encoding transmembrane protein 244 isoform X2, translating to MLTYKNVFGGENQLLLPADVGIWNIATALPFTHHVSMALKVKTAETKVVLVNLLICVVVFYTVYYVVLSVCFAVFKIKMLDGLGPFDFKTSPSWINPYYLVLVISLEITFFICGLLFALVVEEWVWDYAVTVTIIHITITSVVMSEFPLMLHWWLALGSGVISMTCGGQILAYCLFKDNFIYPILDDF from the exons ATGCTCAcctataaaaatgtttttggGGGTGAAAACCAGCTGCTTCTTCCTGCTGATGTTGGCATATGGAATATAGCAACAGCACTTCCTTTCACTCATCATGTGTCCATGGCTCTCAAGGTCAAAACTGCTGAAACCAAG gTTGTTCTGGTGAACTTGTTGATATGCGTGGTAGTTTTCTACACTGTGTACTATGTGGTCCTATCTGTGTGCTTCGCAGTATTCAA GATTAAAATGTTGGATGGTTTGGGACCTTTTGATTTTAAGACAAGTCCCTCATGGATTAACCCATATTATTTAG TTCTTGTGATATCTTTGGAAATAACTTTCTTCATTTGTGGTCTGCTGTTTGCCTTGGTTGTGGAAGAATGGGTTTGGGATTATGCTGTAACAGTTACTATTATTCATATCACCATAACTTCAGTCG TTATGTCTGAATTCCCCCTGATGTTACACTGGTGGCTGGCATTAG gaTCTGGAGTAATTTCAATGACTTGTGGAGGACAGATTCTGGCATACTGCTTGTTCAAAGACAACTTCATTTACCCAATTCTAGAcgatttttga
- the TMEM244 gene encoding transmembrane protein 244 isoform X1 — translation MLTYKNVFGGENQLLLPADVGIWNIATALPFTHHVSMALKVKTAETKVVLVNLLICVVVFYTVYYVVLSVCFAVFKIKMLDGLGPFDFKTSPSWINPYYLVLVISLEITFFICGLLFALVVEEWVWDYAVTVTIIHITITSVVMSEFPLMLHWWLALVIYFLSGSGVISMTCGGQILAYCLFKDNFIYPILDDF, via the exons ATGCTCAcctataaaaatgtttttggGGGTGAAAACCAGCTGCTTCTTCCTGCTGATGTTGGCATATGGAATATAGCAACAGCACTTCCTTTCACTCATCATGTGTCCATGGCTCTCAAGGTCAAAACTGCTGAAACCAAG gTTGTTCTGGTGAACTTGTTGATATGCGTGGTAGTTTTCTACACTGTGTACTATGTGGTCCTATCTGTGTGCTTCGCAGTATTCAA GATTAAAATGTTGGATGGTTTGGGACCTTTTGATTTTAAGACAAGTCCCTCATGGATTAACCCATATTATTTAG TTCTTGTGATATCTTTGGAAATAACTTTCTTCATTTGTGGTCTGCTGTTTGCCTTGGTTGTGGAAGAATGGGTTTGGGATTATGCTGTAACAGTTACTATTATTCATATCACCATAACTTCAGTCG TTATGTCTGAATTCCCCCTGATGTTACACTGGTGGCTGGCATTAG taatatattttctttcaggaTCTGGAGTAATTTCAATGACTTGTGGAGGACAGATTCTGGCATACTGCTTGTTCAAAGACAACTTCATTTACCCAATTCTAGAcgatttttga